In Camelus bactrianus isolate YW-2024 breed Bactrian camel chromosome 10, ASM4877302v1, whole genome shotgun sequence, a genomic segment contains:
- the RNH1 gene encoding ribonuclease inhibitor isoform X2 → MGPIRVIRGVLPISGSLTWSYLQRPLCHVRDSLPYLPAYWLVQFITATADNRWSLPPSPVWRVSGETSPPAMNLDIQCEELSDSRWTELLPLIQQYEVVRLDDCGLTEVRCKDISSALRVNSSLTELSLGTNELGDGGVHLVLQGLQSPTCKIQKLSLQNCSLTEAGCGALPGLLRSLPTLQELHLSNNPLGDAGLQLLCEGLLDPKCQLEKLQLEYCNLTAASCEPLAAVLRATQKLKELVLSNNDIGEAGIRTLCRGLADSACQLETLKLENCGLTAANCKDLCGILAAQASLRELDLGSNALSDAGVTDLCPGLLSPGSQLRTLWLWECEVTTSGCRDLCRVLRAKETLKELSLAGNHLGDEGAQLLCESLLQPSCQLEMLWVKSCSLTAACCPHFGTVLARNKRLLELQLSSNKLGDAGVQELCRGLRQPGCVLRALWLGDCDVSNSGCGGLAALLLANQSLRELDLSNNCMGDPGVLQLLGSLEQPGCALEQLVLYDIYWTEEVEDRLRALERSKPSLRVIS, encoded by the exons ATGGGGCCTATCCGAGTGATCCGGGGCGTTCTCCCCATCTCAGGATCCCTAACGTGgtcatatctgcaaagacccctttGCCACGTAAG ggacTCCCTGCCCTACCTACCTGCTTACTGGCTCGTCCAGTTCATCACAGCCACTGCAGATAACCGATGGTCACTTCCACCCTCTCCTGTCTGGCGTGTCtcag GAGAGACTTCACCTCCCGCCATGAACCTGGACATCCAGTGTGAGGAGCTGAGCGACAGCCGGTGGACGGAGCTCCTGCCGCTGATCCAGCAGTACGAGGTGGTCAG GCTGGACGACTGTGGCCTCACGGAGGTGCGGTGCAAGGACATCAGTTCCGCCCTCCGGGTCAACTCCTCCCTGACCGAGCTCAGCCTCGGCACCAATGAGCTGGGTGATGGCGGCGTGCACTTGGTGCTCCAGGGGCTGCAGAGCCCCACCTGCAAGATCCAGAAGCTCAG cctccagaactgctcCCTGACGGAGGCCGGCTGCGGGGCCCTGCCCGGCCTGCTGCgctccctgcccaccctgcaGGAGCTGCACCTCAGCAACAACCCGCTGGGGGATGCCGGCCTGCAGCTGCTCTGCGAGGGGCTCCTGGACCCCAAGTGCCAACTGGAGAAGCTGCA GCTGGAGTACTGCAACCTGACTGCCGCCAGCTGCGAGCCCCTGGCTGCCGTGCTCAGGGCCACGCAGAAGCTGAAGGAGCTGGTGCTGAGCAACAATGACATCGGCGAGGCGGGCATCCGGACGCTGTGCCGGGGCCTGGCGGACTCTGCCTGCCAGCTGGAGACGCTCAA GCTGGAGAACTGTGGCCTCACGGCGGCCAACTGTAAGGACCTGTGTGGCATCCTGGCTGCCCAGGCCTCGCTGAGAGAGCTGGACTTAGGCAGCAACGCGCTGAGTGACGCGGGCGTCACGGACCTGTGTCCCGGGCTGCTGAGCCCCGGCTCCCAGCTCAGGACCCTGTG gCTCTGGGAATGTGAGGTCACCACCAGCGGCTGCAGAGACCTGTGCCGCGTCCTCAGGGCCAAGGAGACCCTGAAGGAGCTCAGTCTGGCGGGCAACCACCTGGGTGACGAGGGCGCCCAACTGCTGTGTGAGAGCCTGCTGCAGCCCAGCTGCCAGCTGGAGATGCTGTG GGTGAAGTCCTGCAGCCTCACGGCCGCCTGCTGCCCCCACTTCGGCACCGTGCTGGCCCGGAACAAGCGTCTCCTGGAGCTGCAGCTGAGCAGCAACAAGCTGGGTGACGCGGGCGTCCAGGAGCTCTGCCGGGGCCTGCGCCAGCCCGGCTGCGTGCTGCGCGCGCTCTG GCTAGGGGACTGCGACGTGTCTAACAGCGGCTGTGGCGGGCTCGCGGCGCTCCTGCTGGCTAACCAGAGCCTGCGCGAGCTGGACCTGAGCAACAACTGCATGGGCGACCCTGGCGTCCTGCAGCTGCTGGGCAGCCTGGAGCAGCCCGGCTGTGCCCTGGAGCAGCTGGT CCTCTACGACATCTACTGGACGGAAGAGGTGGAGGACCGCCTGAGGGCCCTGGAGAGGAGCAAGCCCAGCCTGAGGGTCATCTCCTGA
- the RNH1 gene encoding ribonuclease inhibitor isoform X1: protein MNLDIQCEELSDSRWTELLPLIQQYEVVRLDDCGLTEVRCKDISSALRVNSSLTELSLGTNELGDGGVHLVLQGLQSPTCKIQKLSLQNCSLTEAGCGALPGLLRSLPTLQELHLSNNPLGDAGLQLLCEGLLDPKCQLEKLQLEYCNLTAASCEPLAAVLRATQKLKELVLSNNDIGEAGIRTLCRGLADSACQLETLKLENCGLTAANCKDLCGILAAQASLRELDLGSNALSDAGVTDLCPGLLSPGSQLRTLWLWECEVTTSGCRDLCRVLRAKETLKELSLAGNHLGDEGAQLLCESLLQPSCQLEMLWVKSCSLTAACCPHFGTVLARNKRLLELQLSSNKLGDAGVQELCRGLRQPGCVLRALWLGDCDVSNSGCGGLAALLLANQSLRELDLSNNCMGDPGVLQLLGSLEQPGCALEQLVLYDIYWTEEVEDRLRALERSKPSLRVIS from the exons ATGAACCTGGACATCCAGTGTGAGGAGCTGAGCGACAGCCGGTGGACGGAGCTCCTGCCGCTGATCCAGCAGTACGAGGTGGTCAG GCTGGACGACTGTGGCCTCACGGAGGTGCGGTGCAAGGACATCAGTTCCGCCCTCCGGGTCAACTCCTCCCTGACCGAGCTCAGCCTCGGCACCAATGAGCTGGGTGATGGCGGCGTGCACTTGGTGCTCCAGGGGCTGCAGAGCCCCACCTGCAAGATCCAGAAGCTCAG cctccagaactgctcCCTGACGGAGGCCGGCTGCGGGGCCCTGCCCGGCCTGCTGCgctccctgcccaccctgcaGGAGCTGCACCTCAGCAACAACCCGCTGGGGGATGCCGGCCTGCAGCTGCTCTGCGAGGGGCTCCTGGACCCCAAGTGCCAACTGGAGAAGCTGCA GCTGGAGTACTGCAACCTGACTGCCGCCAGCTGCGAGCCCCTGGCTGCCGTGCTCAGGGCCACGCAGAAGCTGAAGGAGCTGGTGCTGAGCAACAATGACATCGGCGAGGCGGGCATCCGGACGCTGTGCCGGGGCCTGGCGGACTCTGCCTGCCAGCTGGAGACGCTCAA GCTGGAGAACTGTGGCCTCACGGCGGCCAACTGTAAGGACCTGTGTGGCATCCTGGCTGCCCAGGCCTCGCTGAGAGAGCTGGACTTAGGCAGCAACGCGCTGAGTGACGCGGGCGTCACGGACCTGTGTCCCGGGCTGCTGAGCCCCGGCTCCCAGCTCAGGACCCTGTG gCTCTGGGAATGTGAGGTCACCACCAGCGGCTGCAGAGACCTGTGCCGCGTCCTCAGGGCCAAGGAGACCCTGAAGGAGCTCAGTCTGGCGGGCAACCACCTGGGTGACGAGGGCGCCCAACTGCTGTGTGAGAGCCTGCTGCAGCCCAGCTGCCAGCTGGAGATGCTGTG GGTGAAGTCCTGCAGCCTCACGGCCGCCTGCTGCCCCCACTTCGGCACCGTGCTGGCCCGGAACAAGCGTCTCCTGGAGCTGCAGCTGAGCAGCAACAAGCTGGGTGACGCGGGCGTCCAGGAGCTCTGCCGGGGCCTGCGCCAGCCCGGCTGCGTGCTGCGCGCGCTCTG GCTAGGGGACTGCGACGTGTCTAACAGCGGCTGTGGCGGGCTCGCGGCGCTCCTGCTGGCTAACCAGAGCCTGCGCGAGCTGGACCTGAGCAACAACTGCATGGGCGACCCTGGCGTCCTGCAGCTGCTGGGCAGCCTGGAGCAGCCCGGCTGTGCCCTGGAGCAGCTGGT CCTCTACGACATCTACTGGACGGAAGAGGTGGAGGACCGCCTGAGGGCCCTGGAGAGGAGCAAGCCCAGCCTGAGGGTCATCTCCTGA